CCAGGGCATCGGGGCCGCCCTCGCCTTTCAGCCGGACGCCGACGCCGAGAGTCTCAAGGCCGAGATGGAGGAAGCCGCCGCCCGCGTGACCACCTTCGAAGTGACCCGCGCCAGCCGCACAACGAATATCACGACGAAGGAAGGCGTGACGCTCGACATCGCGGAAGGCGACGTGATCGGCCTCAAGGACGACGAGCTGGTGCAGGCGGGCGGCACGCCGGAAGACAGTGTGCTGGAGATGCTGAACAAGAACTACGCCGGGCAGGAGATCATCACCATGTTCGGCGGGCCGCAGAAGACGCAGGAGGACCTGGACGCCCTCTCGGCACGCATCGGTCAGGAGTTCCCGATGGCGGAGGTCGAGGCGCATCTGGGCGGGCCGGATTTGTATGACTATCTGGTGACCATCGAGTAAGGCAGAGGGCCGAGAGCTTAGAGCTTACGCAACTTAAAGTCCGAAGCCGTGCAGTCGGGCTTTTTGGCCCCTCCCCCCTTGCGGGGGAGGCTGGGACTCGTAGAGCTGCTTGCAGAGGGGGGTGGACGGCGCAGCCGTCCCAACGCAGGAAAACGCGGTTTTCCATCACCACCCGGAACAGAGTTCCTAAGCCATCAAGGCAGAAGCGAAAGCTGAAGCGCACTGGCCCTCCGCTCTTTGCTACCTTCCCCCCATGCTCGACCCCCACGCCGCCCTCCCCTTCGCCGCCCACGTTCACCCGGACGCCCGGCCCGCCGCGCGCCTGACCTGGGATTCGCGGGAGGCCTCGCCCGAGGTCGCGTTCGTGGCGTTGCCCGGCGAGAAGATGCACGGGAACCGCTTCGTGGAGGCGGCGCTGGCGGCGGGGGCACCCTTCGTATTGACCAATCTGGATGTGGAACGCGCCGTGCGGGCGCCGGACGCACGGGAGGCCCTCTTCGCCTGGGCAAGGGCCGAACGGGCGAAGAACCCCCTGGTGGTGGGCATCACCGGCAGCGTGGGCAAGACGACCGCCAAGAGTTACGCGGCGGCGGCGCTGGGGGCGCACTTTATGCCCGTCTACAACACCATGCCCGCCATCGCCTGCTTTCTGATCGAGTTCGGGGGAAGCGGGGTGCCGCTGGTCGTCGAGATGGGCATCGACCGCGTGGGCGAGATGGCCGAACTGGTGGACCTGGTGCGGCCCGACGTGGGCGTGGTGACCAGCGTGGGAGCGGCGCATCTGGAACAACTGGGGAGCGTGGAGGGTGTGGCGCGAGAGAAGGGCGTGATTCTGGAGGGACGGCGCGGGCTGGTGGGCACGCAGGCGGCCCCCTTCTATCCCGGCACCGATACCTACGGCTTTGGCGAGGGCGTCACCTTCTCGGGCGAGGGACTGACCGTGACGCCGGAGGGGGCGCACTTTACCTTCCGGGGCGTGCCCG
The window above is part of the Deinococcus metallilatus genome. Proteins encoded here:
- the murF gene encoding UDP-N-acetylmuramoyl-tripeptide--D-alanyl-D-alanine ligase, encoding MLDPHAALPFAAHVHPDARPAARLTWDSREASPEVAFVALPGEKMHGNRFVEAALAAGAPFVLTNLDVERAVRAPDAREALFAWARAERAKNPLVVGITGSVGKTTAKSYAAAALGAHFMPVYNTMPAIACFLIEFGGSGVPLVVEMGIDRVGEMAELVDLVRPDVGVVTSVGAAHLEQLGSVEGVAREKGVILEGRRGLVGTQAAPFYPGTDTYGFGEGVTFSGEGLTVTPEGAHFTFRGVPVTLPLASRVQAEAAVLGLALALEAGVPLAKAAARLSQVQVPGGRYRVHPGRFTVIDDAYNASPLAVTAALDALAAFPGRRISVLGRMLELGETERDLHAQVGAHARERADLTYGVGAFAAELGERAYRTVPELLEGLLAEVRDGDVVLVKASRGISWTPDRRAQEGVGLDVVVEALLRERSAVSGQPSGQEEAQT